TTTGCCGAGAGTGACATGATTCACAAAGCTCAGCTCGGCATCGCCACGGCAGACATCGTCGCGGGCCTGTGCGACGCAATCGTCCGAAACTACATGAACACCGTCGCTCGAGGAAAGGTTATCCAGCCGATGATTCTGTTTCAGGGCGGTGTCGCAGCCAACGTCGGGGTCAAGGACGCATTCGAACGCGCTTTGGGTCAAAAGATTGTCGTGCCCGAGCATTTTCTCGTGATGGGTGCGATCGGCGCAGCCATTTTGGCGGCCGAGGAAACCTGCGGCAGGGGCACAAAGTTCGCCGGCTTCGAAACCGCGGACATTGAGTTTGAAACAAGAGCTTTTGAGTGTGACGGCTGTCCGAACAAGTGCGAGGTAGTCGAAACCCTGCGCCAGGGTCAGGTCATTGATCGGTACGGCGACCGGTGCGGAAGGTGGTCACAGGTGTAGGTCGCTCCATCGCGTTGACAGTGACACCGCCGACGTATAAGATGAGTTGATATTGAGGACTGCATTGCTGGTGTTGCCGATTGTGCTTGGACTGTTTTGTTCGAGCCCCAAGGAGTCGAGCATGGTTAGAGAACCCGTTGTCGCTGGCCAGTTCTATCCTGCGGACGCCGAGGCCCTTGCCAAAATGGTTGACCAGATGCTTGCCGATGCCGAGCCGCCGGCCCTGACTGGTCGAGTTGTCGGCATTCAGGTACCGCACGCCGGGTACCCGTATTCCGGTTCGACCGCGGCCTGTGCGTTCAAACTGCTTTCTGGACTGGATTCGGTCACAATCGTGATGGTCGGGCCGAGCCATCATATTCCCATCAACAAGGCTGCAGTGTTTGACAGGGGGAAATGGAAGACCCCGTTGGGTGAGGTTGAGGTAGACGCTGATTTGGCAAGTCGGATGATTGCCGAAGACGACTATCTTACGGCGATGCCTGCATCCCACTGTCAGGAACACTCGCTCGAAGTTCAACTACCTTTTCTGCAACGGGTCATACCGCAATTCAAGATTGTGCCAATAATGCTGCTTCACCCGACTTGGGAGCAATGCAGGAAGGTAGGCCGGGCGATTGCCACTGCAGCTAGGCATAAAAAAACCGTGCTTCTTGCATCTACT
This is a stretch of genomic DNA from candidate division WOR-3 bacterium. It encodes these proteins:
- a CDS encoding BadF/BadG/BcrA/BcrD ATPase family protein, which codes for FAESDMIHKAQLGIATADIVAGLCDAIVRNYMNTVARGKVIQPMILFQGGVAANVGVKDAFERALGQKIVVPEHFLVMGAIGAAILAAEETCGRGTKFAGFETADIEFETRAFECDGCPNKCEVVETLRQGQVIDRYGDRCGRWSQV